The Terriglobales bacterium DNA segment AGCCCCATCATGATTGCCACATTGGAATTCAAGAGCTACCGAGATGGGTTGGCGACCATTGGCGCGCAGCAGCCCGACATTGTGATCTTTGACTCGCATGCAGACTTGCCCGCCGGGGGGCTAGGGGGCACCGCAACGGATCTGAACTGTGCTTCGAATGTGAAGTGTGTTGCCGTGATTCCGTCTTGGAGTAACGGCAAAACGCGTGAAGCGTCAGAGCGCGTGCTCAAGATGATTAGTACTAATCTTCCGCAGTTCTGAGGACTGCCGTGGTCCCTGAACCCACCAACTACCTCTATGACGGACCTGCGCTCCTGGAAGAGGTGGATGCTGCGGGGAATGTTTTGGCCCGCTACACGCATGGGCAATTCCTGGATGAACAATTGTCGGAGCTTCGCTCCAACACAACGAGCTATTACGAAGCCGACGGCCTCGATTCGGTCACTTCCTTAAGCAATGCCTCCGGGGGACTGGCGAATACATACAGCTACGATTCCTTTGGCAATCTGACAGCTTCAACCGGAACCGCGACCAATCCGTTGCGCTACACCGGGCGTGAATTCGACTCCGAGACGGGAATCTACAACTACAGAGCGCGCTACTACGATCGGAGTACAGGAAGGTTCATAAGCGAAGACCCGATCAGTTTCTTGGGCGGAACGAACGTCTATCGGTATGTTGATAACAGTCCGTCCAACCTCGTTGATCCCACGGGCCTATACACGGAGGTAATCATTTGGAACCCCGTTGGAAGTGGAGAATCGTCCTTCGGACACGTTTCGGTAATCATCAATGGAACGTCATATTCATGGGGCCCTGGCCCCGGAAATTCGGTAGCAAATAAGTGCTGTAAGCCGGGCAAGATGGATGTTGAAACTCCGCCGACCCCGTTCATCGACAAAAACACGAAGTTCCGTTCTGGACTCGGGTACGTTTTGAATCTCACTGGAGATCAAGAGACTAGGCTAGCTAAATATCTAAACGGCTTTAAAGGGAACTACAACGTTTTGTCGAGAAACTGTGGTGACCCTCTGGTAACGGGGCTTAGATCAATCGGAATCGATCTGGTTTTCGAAAGCAGCCCATTCGTGACCATGCCGGACGACATTGATTATGGTCTCGGGCATACACCTGGACTCGTAACCGGCTGGGTGCCGCATCCGCAGGTGGGCAAATGAAAGGAAAGTTTTTGATGGTGCTTGCTGCTCTCGTCCTGATGGTTGGGTGTAGAGACCGGTACACTGAGGTTCCGGTCTCCGCTCCTACGACGATTGGCAAGGATTGGATTGAACTGCATCCATCAAAACCGCTCGACTGGAAGGATCCGGCTGAGGAGTTTAGCTTCCACATCGACACACCACATCAACGCAGCGAACGCGCAGAGATAATCGCGACGAATGGCGAGCGATGTGTACCGGAGGTAAGACTGGTCACAGAGAGTGGCGACGCGCTTTCTCCGGAAGCACATGGCTTCTGGGGCGAGGACATGTACTTTTACTGGAGCAGAGGAGAAGTAAGACGAGAACCGATTCGCGCGATACGGGTTCGCAGTGACATCCCACTGCAGATTTCCAGTATTATTTGGAGGAGCTACGATCCCTCAAAAGTAAAACGGTGAAGCGCCGGAATCGCTAAGTCAAAGGTGGATGAAATTCGGGACCACGAACTACACTTACGACGGCGACAACTTGATCGAGGAAACGAATGCGTCAGGCACTTTCGTCGCTCGCTACACGCCGGGCATTAATATCGACGAACCGCTGGGGCGAAGTGGCACCTCTCTGAACTTCTACAATGCAGATGGGCTTGGGTCCATTACATCCCTAACCGACTCCGCAGGGGCAAGCGCTAGCACTTACACCTATGGGGCGTTTGGAAATCTCTCCGCATACAGCGGCGCTGTGGTGAATTCATACCGTTATACAGCGAGGGAATTCGATCAGGAGACGGGGCTCTACTACTATCGCGCCCGATACTACGACCCCAATATCAGCAAGTTCATCAGCGAAGATCCAATTCGGTTTGAAAGCGGATACAACCTCTACGGGTACGTGAACAATCGACCGACATTCTTCACGGATCCACTCGGATTATTTTCGAAAGAAGTTCACTACGACATTACATACGGTGTGGCGCTAAGGGAGTTCGGGCCAAAGTGCGTGGCCGAAGCGAAGAGCCTTGCTTCGGCAACTGCGGGACAAGATGTGTACAGTCGTAACTGGGTTAAGGACATACTCGTCAACATCAACTTCTTCGGACGAGCGTGGAAGAAGCCCGGAGTCCATTTCCCTGGTCCTAACGAATTCAGCGCTTTAGATAAGGGTATTGCTTCTTGTGATCTGAATGCTTTCGCGCAGGGACTGCACTCTCTGCAGGATTCCGTGGCTCACGCTCCATATAAGCCTTGGCAACACTACTTGTCCGGTTCCCTTCCGGATTGGTATGCCAGTGGGGGTGAAGAGCGTCCGATTGCGGAGAGTCTGACTGGCAATTACGTTCACCTGTACAAAATGGTGTGCTTGAAGTGTTGCTCACAATGAAAGTAATCCTATGAAAAACCAACCGGTAGGGTTCAAGACTCGATTATTCTCTGGGTTGTTTGACGTTGTGGTCGGCATGCTTCTGTTCTTGCGGGACCCTGTTGCCCTGCTTCTCGATCATCCGCGAAAGCCTGGCATGTGGATCGCGAGCCTCTATGGATTAACACTGATAGGAACCGGACTATGGGTCGGGGGATATAGCGGAAAGGATTCACGATATGTTGGACCCGCCTGGCTCTTGCGTGCCACTCTGTATTTCATCGCAGCTGGAGGCGCCGTTTACGCGCTAATATCTGCCCTATGGTCCACAGAGCACTTCGAACTGAGTGATTACCTATTCTTTTCGGCGTGCATCGTCGCTCTTGCAGTAAACGTCGCCATCTCTGTCCGAACTTGGTTACGTTTGAGAGGTCTGACGCGTGGCGACGTTCTTAGCCCTAATTCATCGAGTCCAAGAGCTTGATTCGGGCGGGTTGCCCATTGGGTGCCGGGTGCCCCAGGTCTCGCGCTTTTCCGAGACCTGGGAGCACTCCTGGTTCGCTTAGCTTTTGCTGGTCAGAGGCTGCGCTGTCACTGGCTGCGTTAGCCGGAACGTCACGCGCTGCTCGGCTCCGAAGCTGACATCCTTCTTGCCGGTCGCATATGCCCCTGCTGTGCCTGCGCCCGCGCCTGCAGCAGCGCCGATCAAGGCTCCTTTGCCGCCGCCGGCAAGGCCGCCAATCAGCGCCCCCGCGCCGGTGCCTCCACCAATTAACGCCAGGTTGCGCTTATTGTGATTTGCCCCTTTGGCAAAAACGGTTGAGGTCTGCACCGGAGTCATCTTGCCGTTCAGCTGCAGCGAGGCCAGCGTCAATCTCAAATACCCCGAAGAATGCAGGCGGCCTGACTGTTTCGCATCCACGACGCGTCCCTTGACCTCTGCGCCTTTACCGGCAAGCGTCTTGCCTTCGATCACCAACGGCTGATCAAGCACTGCATCGAAGCTCTCGCCGGAATGCGCGCTGGCGCTTGAAATCGAGTTCTGCAGCCGCACTGTGATCGCGATGCCGGCCGGAATCGTAACGTTCTCCGGCTGCCCGAATGACAGAAAGCTCTTCTTGGACTTGTCGGAATCCTGGCTGAAAGGCGCATTCTGGTTTCCATTCGAATCCGCTGTCACCAGCTTGTTTGGACCGCTCGAATTTGATGGAGCGCTGCTACAGCCGGCAATGATCAAGATAAGCGTCGCTACCAGAAACACTGTAAGCCCTGATTTGACCCTCATGAAACCTCCCCCCATTTGCTGGATCACTCTTATTTAGGGCAAGTGGATTTCCAAAACAAGTTTTGTGGATTCAATCACTTATAAAAGAAGATGGCCCGGTACCGGGTATTTTTTTCGTAACCACGGTATCGGGCCAGTGAACACCGGTTGGAGTTACTTACCTCTGCGAACCTCCACCACCGCCCACTTTCGGCGCGTCAGCAGAAGATTCTTCATCAGCACTTACCAGGCCGCTGAAATCGGTGGCGGCGAAAAGGCGGCCGCGCGCAACTACGAGATTGCGCAGCGTCCACCGCGAGGCTTGCGAGAGTTTCCAGGTTTCTCCGCCATCCTGGCTGGTGAAGATCTGGTTGCGGGCATCATTCAACCCCACCAGTTTGTTGCCCTCGGCGTCATAAGTGACGAACGACAGGTTCGCCACCGGATTGCCCGCCATGACGTGATCCCAGGTTGCGCCCTCGTTCTTGCTGCGGAACGCGCCCATACGAGTCGTGATCCAGATTGCCCCTGCCGGATCCAGAGCCGCAGCGAACACAGCGTTCACGTAGGGAGGCAGTTGGACATTTGTCCATGAATCGCCGCCGTCTTTCGAGAGCACCAGTTTGGAGACATTGCTCGCAACCACCGTCTGGTTCATTGCGTCCACGGCAGTGAAGTTGATTTCGCCCAGCACCGGGCCGCCTCGCCAGGTCCTGCCCTGATCCTTCGACTGGAACAGGCCCTGAGCCGCTGCCGCATACCAGTGATCGGAAACCATCTTTACCTGCGACACGCGGCTGCTGATTTCGCCCTTGAAAACTTCGCGCTTAGTCTGCGTAGTTGCTGCTGTGTTCTTGAACTTCGACTTGCTGCTGGGACGCGTCTGAACCGTGACCATCTTTTCGTTCAGCACGCTGTTGATCGGCTTCCAGGTAGCATCCTTGGGATCGCGCAGAAAGACACCCTTGGTGGTGCCCGCGACCAGTTCGCCGTTCGCCGTCTGGTTGAGAGTAAACACATCGCGACCGCCAAGCCCGGCGCTGATCTGTTGCCAGGTCTGGCCGCGGTCCTGCGACATGAAAACCCCGCCGTGCTCTTGGTCGTTGATCACCGATACATAGATGTGCGACGGATTCTCGTGATCGACAACCACCGCCGTTACCTTGCGGTATACGAAGCCATGATTGGAAGCACGGAAGGTAGCCCCATTGTCGCTGCTGATCAGCACGCCGGTGCGGTCCGTAGCCAGCAGCACGCGCGCCGGATTGCGCGGATCGACCATAATGTCGTTGACTACGACACTCGGGCTGCTGATCTGTTTCCAGGTCTTGCCGGAATCCATTGTCCGCCAGACGCCCTCGGTTGTGCCTGCGTAGACCACCGCTTCATTGCTGAGGTCCTGCTGCAGTACGCGGGTGCGCCGCGCCGAAAATGGAATTCCCTGGATCTTGTGGAACAGGTTCCCGGCGCTTTCACTGCGGTAGATACCGGAGCAAGCGCTGGCATAAACCACGGAAGGATTCTTGGGATCGACAATGATGGAGAACACGTCCGAATCATCGATCACGCCCTGTTTGATCTGCTTCCAGTTGCGTCCGCCGTCTTCCGTCTTCCACGGCAGGTGCCAGGTTCCGGCATACACCACATCCGGATTCTGGGGATCAACCGCGATCGATTCAAAATTCTTCAGCTCGTTGTGATTCGCGGGCGAAATCCGGCGGAAGCTGTCGCCGCCATCATCGCTGCGATACACGCCGTCGAGTGCTCCAAAAACAATAGTCTTGGGATTGGAGGGAGAAACCGCCATGGCACGAATCGACTTGCCATGCGCACTGGAAAGCACTTCCCAGGTCTTGCCACCATCATGGCTGCGGAACAGATCGCCGCCGAGATCGTCTGCATCCCACGCAGCCACATACATCGTATTGCTGTCGCTAGGATCAAAAACCACGTGATCCAGAACGTGACTGAATCCCGCTCCCAAATGAGTGGCAAACGACCAACTGCTGCCCCCATCATTCGAAACGAACAACTCGCCTGCGCTGGTGCCCAGGAAAATCCGATCCGGGTTCTTCGGATCGTAGGTTAAGCTACGGGCATTTCCCCCATCGGGGCCTAAGACCGACCACTGTCCAGCCAATGCTGCTTGTGCCAGCAGCAACCAGCAAATAACCACAAGAAAGCGTTTCAAGAACCCCAACGTACTTACCCTGATCACGCTATGTTTCCCCTCTCCCCAATTTGTCGACCTGCGCTCCCTTGTGATGAGAATACGCCCAGTCGTGGATTCCTCCATCCCCGTAACGGTCATTTATTGTCGCCCCAAATTCCCGCGGAGGCACAGGATTCCGCGGGGGATTGTCTCCTAACTACCTAAGATAACAAAAGGCCGATCGGTCATGACCGATCGGCCTGAAGTAAGGTAATCAAAGGGTTAGCTCAAAGGCTTAGCCCTGCGGTGTAGTTTTCGGAGCCGCCTTCTTCTTCGCTGGTGCCGGGTGCTTATCGGTGCGAACCTTCACTGCGCTTTCGTCCACAACCGTAGTCCCGGTTTCGCTGAAGGTGGCGCCCGCCGGCACGACGTAGTACTCGGCACGACGTCCGCCGCCGGTGCCGGTACGCACTTCGATACGGCTCGGGTCGATGGCCTGCTTGGCTTCGCCGCCAGTCAGGTACGACTTCGAGTTGATCGCGCGCTCGGCTGCCAGCCGCGTGGCTTCCTTCTCATCCGGATCGGCCTGGCCAACGATCACCAGCTTGGCATCCGGTTCGCGCTGCATACGCAGTGCAACATCGTCAAGGATGGCCTTGCAGGTGTTGTCCACGCGCCACGGCTTCACCTTGTTCGGGAACTGGCACTCGCTCAGCTTGCTGGCTTGTGGTGGCGGAGGCGGCACTTCGACGTTAACCGTCGCCGTGCAGCTTCCAGTCAAGCCGCGCTCGTCAGTTGCCGTAGCCGTGACCGTAATCGGACCGGCTGGAGCTCCGGCCGTGTCCACACTTCCGGTTGCCGTGAACTCACCCACGTTGGCTCCCGCCTGGATGTTGCCCGTACCAGAGGCTCGACCACCAGTGGTCTGCCACGAGAGATTGGTTATACGAACCTTGTCGGGGCTGTTGCCCTGGACGGTGATGGTCGAAGGTTCGCCCGCGCGTACCGTGCTCGGATTAGCCGTGCACGTCAGCACTGGCGGATTCTTCGGTGGCTCCTTCACCGTGAACGTGGCGGTGCAGGTTGCCGGCCCCTGCCCCTTGCGCGGCTTGGGATCGGTAGCGGTAGCCGTCACGGTATAGCTCCCGGGCGCTAGGCCGCCGGTGTCGATGCTGGCGGCATTGTTGTTAGGAGTGACCTTGCCACCAGTGGAAGTCCAACCGTAATTCACCGTGTGTTTGGGAGGAATGTTGGCGACGCTTGCCGAAACTGAGACCGGCTCGCCTGCCATAACTTCCGCTGGCTGAGCTGCGCTGCAGCTCGCTGCCATCGGAGGCAACGGCGGAGCGATTCCGAAATTGATAACAATTCCGGTGCGCAGGTCAGCGCCGCTGAGATTAGTAGTCTTGAGCTCATCGGGGAAAAAGTTCTGATGCGCGTACAGATAGTTAGCCTCGATCACTCTCCAGCTGAAACGCTGCGTGAGTGGAATATCAAATCCACCGCCAAGCAGCGCACCAAACCCGTTTTTCGAGGGATCGCCTGCGAAAATTCCGTCGGTAGTCAGGTGATGCAGTCCGATGAGTGTGTGGATATAAGGCTGGAAGTGCTCTTGCCGCCACATCAACCGCGGCCCAGCCATGACGGTATAGACCGAATTGTTATCGGCGGAGTGACCGGCACCATCCACGCTCACCCCGAAGATGCTATTGAAGTTATAGGTAATCGTTCCCGCTCCGCCGGCAGTCGCAGACTTCAATTTTTGACCGCCCAGTGAAGCGCCGGGATTTTCCCAGGAATATCCGACAAAGGCATCCCATTTAGGCGTGGGAGCTTCTTGCGCCGGCGCAAGGGAGGACAGCAAGAGTACCGAAATCGCCAGCGCGAACAGCACACGACCGCAAAAATATCTAGGGAGTGACATGCAAATCCTCCGGGATTTTAAAAGGACTGCGTTGTTACTAAGGGTGGCCGTTAACAGCCAAAGCCTAATTGGCTCTGCAAGCCGAGCATTGTACAGCAATGACTTGCAGAGTAAATAGAAAAACTCTGCACCATTTCTGTTTACTAATAAGTGGCCAAATCCGGGAAACTGCCTTTCACAGTATGGGCTCAACATTTGGGCTGCGATTTAAAACCATTCGCTGCACGATAGAATTGATTTTGGCATTTTAATAGACCAGCCATCATTTCCTCAGTCGCTGGTCCGCTCAGAACCAGTTTTCATCCCGATGATCGAACAGCGCCAGGAATTTTCCTCACATGCACATGACAGGGTGTTGAGACTCCAGAATCATCTCCGCAGCTTGCTGCGAGGGTTACTCCTGAATGCGGTAGGAACGATGCAGAGCAGGCACTTCACCACAACTGCCTTTTTCTTGTTTTCCCAAGCGCACTGACCGGCAAACCAAGGGCCGGGTTGCGGCTACTGGCTGTTAGCATGAAAATAGAGAGCTTATGCCACAGGAGAAAGTGCTCATTGTCGACGATGAGGAAAACGCCCGCAGCGGCCTGGCCGAGCTGCTTGCGGCGTGGGGCTATGCCACGGTCACGGCAGCCGATGGGATGGAGGGACTCGAATTGGCGGAGACGGCAAAGCCCACCATCATCCTTCTAGACCTCCAGATGCCCCGCATGAGCGGAACCGAACTCATGAAGCAACTGGCCGATTCACCTAACGAATACAAGGTAATCGTGGTGACCGCCAATGAAGAAATTCCCATCGTCGTGGAGATGATGAAGATGGGCGCCTACGACTACCTGACCAAGCCGGTCGATCGCACTCGGCTGCGTTCGGTGTTGCAGAATGCCTCGCGCCAGAGAGATACAGAACTCGAACTCGAGGTCGCCAAGCGCAAGCTGCGAGACACTGGAGTGTTCGGCTCTTTGGTGGGCTCCTCCCGCAAAATGCAGGAGGTCTTCCGCTTGGTGGAGATGGTGGCCCCCAGCAACGCCTCAGTGCTGATTACCGGAGAGAGTGGAACGGGTAAGGAACTGGTGGCCCGCACGATCCACGAGCAGAGTTCACGTCGGCCCAAGCCGTTTGTGGCGATCAATTGCGCAGCTATCCCTGAAACCCTCATTGAAAGCGAGATTTTTGGTCATGAGAAAGGAGCTTTCACCGGCGCTCTTGAACGCCGCGTCGGATGTTTCGAGTTGGCAGAAGGTGGCACCCTGTTACTGGACGAGATCGGAGAGATGCCCATTGCTACCCAGGCCAAACTGTTGCGCGTGCTGGAAGACCGCAAGCTCCGCCGCTTGGGTAGCAAAGTTGAAACTGCGGTCGATGTGCGGGTGATCGCCGCCACCAACAAAGTCCCTGAAGAGGCAGTCGCGCGCGGCGAGTTGCGCAATGATCTGTATTACCGCTTGAACGTCTTCAGTATCCATATGCCGCCTTTGCGCGAACACAAGGAGGATCTGCCCGAACTGATTAAGGCCCTGTTGATAGACCTCAATGCCAAGAACGGACGCAACGTCGCCATGGTGAGCGAATCGGTGATGAATTTGTTTAATGCCTATTCCTGGCCCGGGAACGTGCGTGAGCTGCGCAATGCCCTGGAACGGGCGACGATTGTGTGTGAGGGCTCGCTGGTAGAAACCAAGCATCTGCCTCCAGGTTTCGGGCAGATGCCCCCACGCGCACCCGTAATTGAGCCGAACGCAGTCCGCCTGGGTGTTGGCACTACTGTTGGTGAAGCGGAGCGCCTTCTGATCCTGAAGACCTTGGAGTCCACCAACAATAACAAAACGCGGGCTGCCGATATCCTGGGGATCAGCCTGAAAACGCTGCATAATAAGTTGAAGGAGTATGGGGCGCAGGGAGCCGGCGAAAGTGCCAGTTGATGACTACCCTCGCACCGTGTGGTGAAACGCTTATCATCCACCAGTGCGAATGATAGAACGCCCCTTTTCTGAGCTTTAAATTGCGTCCACCATTTCAACTCAAGACCAAGCTTGTTCTCGCCATCAGCGGCATGGTGCTGGTGTTGGTTTGTGTACTCTCCTACGTCTATGTCTCGCAGCTTCTAAGGCGTAGCATTCGCGAAGCCTATTCCGATACCGATTTCGTAGCCCACCAGATTTATCAGGTTGCTCGTGATGCCGTCGAAGAAGATCTGAACGCACCAGCCCAGATCATTCCCCCAACCTCCACTCAGGAGAAAATCGAAGAGACCCTGCAAACCGATACCGGCGTTAACTCGGTGCTGCAGTCGGTAATGGGTTACTCCAGGATTATCGATTACGTAGCCATCACCGATGTATCCGGCCGTGCTTTGCTGCACAGCGATCCCTTCATGCAGGACAAGACTCTGGACACCCGGCCCAGTTTTGACGCGCTCGTGAACGCCAGCCTCTGGCGACAGTTGCGTCTGGTGTACGGCAAAACCCAGGCCTACGAAGTTGATTTGCCGCTGAGCCGGGCCGGGGTCCCCTTTGGCTATGTCCGGGTCGGTATTCAGACAGTATTTCTGAAGAATGAACTGCGGCCTCAACTCAACCGAACATTCACATTCACCGCGCTTGCCATCCTGTTGTCTCTGGTTATCGCCGCGGCGCTTTCCAATCTCGCCCTCAAACCGCTCGAGGACATCAGCGCCCGACTGGACCGGATGACCGCAGGCGAAATCGAGCTCGCACCAGAGAGCGCACTCCGTCAGCGAACGGATGAGTATGGCGTTGTCACCACCAAAATCGACAAACTCGGCCGCCAGATGCGGGATGTGCAGGAAGTATTTTCCGCTCTGAAAGAGAATCTCGATCAGATCATGGCCAACCTGCAGGACGGCTTGATGCTGTTTACGCGTGATTCGCGTGTCGTCCTGGTCAGCGCTTCGGCAGAACGATTTGTCGGTCGTCCTCGCTCCGAAATACTCGGACGCACGG contains these protein-coding regions:
- a CDS encoding ATP-binding protein, with protein sequence MRPPFQLKTKLVLAISGMVLVLVCVLSYVYVSQLLRRSIREAYSDTDFVAHQIYQVARDAVEEDLNAPAQIIPPTSTQEKIEETLQTDTGVNSVLQSVMGYSRIIDYVAITDVSGRALLHSDPFMQDKTLDTRPSFDALVNASLWRQLRLVYGKTQAYEVDLPLSRAGVPFGYVRVGIQTVFLKNELRPQLNRTFTFTALAILLSLVIAAALSNLALKPLEDISARLDRMTAGEIELAPESALRQRTDEYGVVTTKIDKLGRQMRDVQEVFSALKENLDQIMANLQDGLMLFTRDSRVVLVSASAERFVGRPRSEILGRTVEEIFSGSSRLGSMILDAFRLAQAFDLEEVETASGRRVQVSLDFIRERQEQMGALLTIHDVESMHRIEDEIELSRRLAAIGRLTSGVAHEVKNPINAIVLHLEVLREKLPALEPASSRHLEVISNEIRRLDRVVQTLVDFTRPVELRLADTDLRRTLEDVILLAMPDAEQRGARIVRHIPDETLPVRIDIDLIKQALLNVVINGMQAMPQGGDLNIHARRDTDCVEVIVQDQGKGIPPEIQDRIFNLYFTTKKGGSGIGLAMAYRVMQLHNGSIEFKSQEGIGTSFHLRLPLTVSPEPMPQATAEHAQT
- a CDS encoding outer membrane beta-barrel protein, yielding MSLPRYFCGRVLFALAISVLLLSSLAPAQEAPTPKWDAFVGYSWENPGASLGGQKLKSATAGGAGTITYNFNSIFGVSVDGAGHSADNNSVYTVMAGPRLMWRQEHFQPYIHTLIGLHHLTTDGIFAGDPSKNGFGALLGGGFDIPLTQRFSWRVIEANYLYAHQNFFPDELKTTNLSGADLRTGIVINFGIAPPLPPMAASCSAAQPAEVMAGEPVSVSASVANIPPKHTVNYGWTSTGGKVTPNNNAASIDTGGLAPGSYTVTATATDPKPRKGQGPATCTATFTVKEPPKNPPVLTCTANPSTVRAGEPSTITVQGNSPDKVRITNLSWQTTGGRASGTGNIQAGANVGEFTATGSVDTAGAPAGPITVTATATDERGLTGSCTATVNVEVPPPPPQASKLSECQFPNKVKPWRVDNTCKAILDDVALRMQREPDAKLVIVGQADPDEKEATRLAAERAINSKSYLTGGEAKQAIDPSRIEVRTGTGGGRRAEYYVVPAGATFSETGTTVVDESAVKVRTDKHPAPAKKKAAPKTTPQG
- a CDS encoding RHS repeat-associated core domain-containing protein → MKFGTTNYTYDGDNLIEETNASGTFVARYTPGINIDEPLGRSGTSLNFYNADGLGSITSLTDSAGASASTYTYGAFGNLSAYSGAVVNSYRYTAREFDQETGLYYYRARYYDPNISKFISEDPIRFESGYNLYGYVNNRPTFFTDPLGLFSKEVHYDITYGVALREFGPKCVAEAKSLASATAGQDVYSRNWVKDILVNINFFGRAWKKPGVHFPGPNEFSALDKGIASCDLNAFAQGLHSLQDSVAHAPYKPWQHYLSGSLPDWYASGGEERPIAESLTGNYVHLYKMVCLKCCSQ
- a CDS encoding sigma-54 dependent transcriptional regulator, giving the protein MPQEKVLIVDDEENARSGLAELLAAWGYATVTAADGMEGLELAETAKPTIILLDLQMPRMSGTELMKQLADSPNEYKVIVVTANEEIPIVVEMMKMGAYDYLTKPVDRTRLRSVLQNASRQRDTELELEVAKRKLRDTGVFGSLVGSSRKMQEVFRLVEMVAPSNASVLITGESGTGKELVARTIHEQSSRRPKPFVAINCAAIPETLIESEIFGHEKGAFTGALERRVGCFELAEGGTLLLDEIGEMPIATQAKLLRVLEDRKLRRLGSKVETAVDVRVIAATNKVPEEAVARGELRNDLYYRLNVFSIHMPPLREHKEDLPELIKALLIDLNAKNGRNVAMVSESVMNLFNAYSWPGNVRELRNALERATIVCEGSLVETKHLPPGFGQMPPRAPVIEPNAVRLGVGTTVGEAERLLILKTLESTNNNKTRAADILGISLKTLHNKLKEYGAQGAGESAS
- a CDS encoding RHS repeat-associated core domain-containing protein; this translates as MVPEPTNYLYDGPALLEEVDAAGNVLARYTHGQFLDEQLSELRSNTTSYYEADGLDSVTSLSNASGGLANTYSYDSFGNLTASTGTATNPLRYTGREFDSETGIYNYRARYYDRSTGRFISEDPISFLGGTNVYRYVDNSPSNLVDPTGLYTEVIIWNPVGSGESSFGHVSVIINGTSYSWGPGPGNSVANKCCKPGKMDVETPPTPFIDKNTKFRSGLGYVLNLTGDQETRLAKYLNGFKGNYNVLSRNCGDPLVTGLRSIGIDLVFESSPFVTMPDDIDYGLGHTPGLVTGWVPHPQVGK
- a CDS encoding transcriptional regulator; translation: MKRFLVVICWLLLAQAALAGQWSVLGPDGGNARSLTYDPKNPDRIFLGTSAGELFVSNDGGSSWSFATHLGAGFSHVLDHVVFDPSDSNTMYVAAWDADDLGGDLFRSHDGGKTWEVLSSAHGKSIRAMAVSPSNPKTIVFGALDGVYRSDDGGDSFRRISPANHNELKNFESIAVDPQNPDVVYAGTWHLPWKTEDGGRNWKQIKQGVIDDSDVFSIIVDPKNPSVVYASACSGIYRSESAGNLFHKIQGIPFSARRTRVLQQDLSNEAVVYAGTTEGVWRTMDSGKTWKQISSPSVVVNDIMVDPRNPARVLLATDRTGVLISSDNGATFRASNHGFVYRKVTAVVVDHENPSHIYVSVINDQEHGGVFMSQDRGQTWQQISAGLGGRDVFTLNQTANGELVAGTTKGVFLRDPKDATWKPINSVLNEKMVTVQTRPSSKSKFKNTAATTQTKREVFKGEISSRVSQVKMVSDHWYAAAAQGLFQSKDQGRTWRGGPVLGEINFTAVDAMNQTVVASNVSKLVLSKDGGDSWTNVQLPPYVNAVFAAALDPAGAIWITTRMGAFRSKNEGATWDHVMAGNPVANLSFVTYDAEGNKLVGLNDARNQIFTSQDGGETWKLSQASRWTLRNLVVARGRLFAATDFSGLVSADEESSADAPKVGGGGGSQR